In the genome of Siniperca chuatsi isolate FFG_IHB_CAS linkage group LG17, ASM2008510v1, whole genome shotgun sequence, one region contains:
- the LOC122864987 gene encoding cathepsin S-like isoform X2 — MFRSLLFTIVWGFAVAVINSELDRHWELWKKMHNKVYSHQTEELSRRRIWEENLKMINVHNLEVSLGLHTYELAMNHLGDLTSDEITGMLMGTIVPSDLERGPSNFIKVNSSIPQSLDWRDEGLVTEVKMQGSCGSCWAFSAVGALEGQLKKSTGVLISLSAQNLVDCSVKYGNRGCNGGFMTNAFQYVIKNQGIDSDASYPYVGMRGQCKYKPQYRSANCLDYTFLPKGDESALKVALANVGPISVAIDASRPKFVFYRHGVYRDHTCTHKVNHGVLAVGYGTETGHDYWLVKNSWGVNYGDEGYIKMARNRQNQCGIALYACFPIM, encoded by the exons ATGTTTCGGAGCCTGCTTTTCACCATTGTGTGGGGATTTGCAGTGGCCGTTATCAATTCAGAATTGGATCGACACTGGGAGCTATGGAAGAAGATGCATAACAAAGTCTATTCTCACCAG ACTGAGGAGTTAAGTCGCAGGCGGATATGGGaagaaaacttgaaaatgaTTAATGTCCATAACCTGGAAGTCTCCCTAGGTTTACACACCTATGAGCTGGCAATGAACCACCTGGGGGACCTG ACATCTGACGAGATCACTGGCATGCTGATGGGCACCATCGTGCCATCTGACTTGGAGAGGGGTCCTTCAAACTTTATCAAGGTCAACAGCTCTATACCGCAATCACTGGACTGGAGGGATGAAGGCCTGGTAACTGAGGTCAAAATGCAG GGTTCTTGTGGCTCTTGTTGGGCCTTCAGTGCAGTTGGAGCTCTGGAAGGGCAACTCAAGAAGTCCACAGGTGTCCTGATATCCCTCAGTGCTCAGAACCTGGTGGATTGTTCGGTAAAATATGGCAACCGCGGGTGCAACGGTGGCTTCATGACAAACGCTTTCCAATACGTCATTAAAAACCAAGGCATAGATTCTGATGCATCCTACCCCTACGTTGGCATG CGTGGCCAATGCAAGTATAAACCACAATATCGGTCTGCTAACTGCTTGGACTATACCTTCTTGCCAAAGGGGGATGAATCTGCATTGAAGGTAGCGCTAGCTAATGTCGGCCCGATCTCTGTAGCAATTGATGCCTCAAGGCCCAAGTTTGTCTTCTACCGTCATG GTGTGTACAGGGACCACACATGCACCCACAAAGTGAACCATGGCGTGCTGGCTGTGGGCTATGGCACAGAGACGGGACACGACTACTGGCTGGTCAAAAACAG TTGGGGTGTAAACTACGGCGATGAAGGCTACATCAAGATGGCTCGGAACAGACAAAACCAGTGTGGCATCGCTCTCTATGCTTGTTTCCCCATCATGTGA
- the LOC122864987 gene encoding cathepsin S-like isoform X1, which produces MFRSLLFTIVWGFAVAVINSELDRHWELWKKMHNKVYSHQTEELSRRRIWEENLKMINVHNLEVSLGLHTYELAMNHLGDLTSDEITGMLMGTIVPSDLERGPSNFIKVNSSIPQSLDWRDEGLVTEVKMQVQSQKGSCGSCWAFSAVGALEGQLKKSTGVLISLSAQNLVDCSVKYGNRGCNGGFMTNAFQYVIKNQGIDSDASYPYVGMRGQCKYKPQYRSANCLDYTFLPKGDESALKVALANVGPISVAIDASRPKFVFYRHGVYRDHTCTHKVNHGVLAVGYGTETGHDYWLVKNSWGVNYGDEGYIKMARNRQNQCGIALYACFPIM; this is translated from the exons ATGTTTCGGAGCCTGCTTTTCACCATTGTGTGGGGATTTGCAGTGGCCGTTATCAATTCAGAATTGGATCGACACTGGGAGCTATGGAAGAAGATGCATAACAAAGTCTATTCTCACCAG ACTGAGGAGTTAAGTCGCAGGCGGATATGGGaagaaaacttgaaaatgaTTAATGTCCATAACCTGGAAGTCTCCCTAGGTTTACACACCTATGAGCTGGCAATGAACCACCTGGGGGACCTG ACATCTGACGAGATCACTGGCATGCTGATGGGCACCATCGTGCCATCTGACTTGGAGAGGGGTCCTTCAAACTTTATCAAGGTCAACAGCTCTATACCGCAATCACTGGACTGGAGGGATGAAGGCCTGGTAACTGAGGTCAAAATGCAGGTGCAGTCACAGAAG GGTTCTTGTGGCTCTTGTTGGGCCTTCAGTGCAGTTGGAGCTCTGGAAGGGCAACTCAAGAAGTCCACAGGTGTCCTGATATCCCTCAGTGCTCAGAACCTGGTGGATTGTTCGGTAAAATATGGCAACCGCGGGTGCAACGGTGGCTTCATGACAAACGCTTTCCAATACGTCATTAAAAACCAAGGCATAGATTCTGATGCATCCTACCCCTACGTTGGCATG CGTGGCCAATGCAAGTATAAACCACAATATCGGTCTGCTAACTGCTTGGACTATACCTTCTTGCCAAAGGGGGATGAATCTGCATTGAAGGTAGCGCTAGCTAATGTCGGCCCGATCTCTGTAGCAATTGATGCCTCAAGGCCCAAGTTTGTCTTCTACCGTCATG GTGTGTACAGGGACCACACATGCACCCACAAAGTGAACCATGGCGTGCTGGCTGTGGGCTATGGCACAGAGACGGGACACGACTACTGGCTGGTCAAAAACAG TTGGGGTGTAAACTACGGCGATGAAGGCTACATCAAGATGGCTCGGAACAGACAAAACCAGTGTGGCATCGCTCTCTATGCTTGTTTCCCCATCATGTGA